The following proteins are co-located in the Pseudomonas sp. DY-1 genome:
- a CDS encoding 3-carboxy-cis,cis-muconate cycloisomerase, with protein MNSPSNQLFDAYFTQPAMRAVFSDRGRVQGMLDFEAALARAEASVGLIPGDSVAPIEAACSAELYDYSALALAITTAGNSAIPLVKALGKRVAAQSTEAERFVHLGATSQDAMDSGLVLQLRAAAELLEQDLAGLAQALAVQAERFADTPLAGRTWLQQATPVTLGMKLAGVLGAVTRHRQRLAELKPRLFCLQFGGASGSLAALGEQAWPVAEALARELDLNLPDQPWHTQRDRLVEFASLLGLIAGSLGKLGRDLSLLMQTEAGEVFEPSAPGKGGSSTMPHKRNPVSAAVLIGAATRAPGLVSTMFAAMPQEHERSLGLWHAEWETLPELCCLVSGALQQALLVVPGLEVDAARMRRNLDLTQGLVLAEAVSIALAQRIGRDAAHHLVEQCCRQAVKEGAHLRAVLGANAEISAQLSAAELDRLLDPAHYLGQARRWVDRALAEHNAFSR; from the coding sequence TTGAACAGCCCGAGCAACCAACTCTTCGACGCCTATTTCACCCAGCCCGCCATGCGTGCGGTGTTCTCCGACCGGGGACGCGTGCAGGGCATGCTGGACTTCGAGGCCGCATTGGCGCGCGCCGAGGCGAGCGTCGGCCTGATCCCCGGCGACTCTGTGGCGCCCATCGAGGCGGCCTGCAGCGCCGAACTCTACGACTACTCTGCACTGGCCCTGGCTATCACCACGGCTGGCAACTCCGCCATCCCTCTGGTCAAGGCGCTGGGCAAGCGCGTGGCCGCCCAAAGCACGGAAGCCGAACGCTTCGTGCACCTGGGGGCTACCAGCCAGGACGCCATGGACAGCGGCCTGGTGCTGCAATTGCGCGCCGCCGCCGAGCTGCTGGAGCAGGACCTTGCCGGCCTGGCCCAGGCCCTGGCCGTGCAGGCTGAACGCTTCGCCGACACCCCGCTGGCCGGCCGTACATGGCTGCAGCAGGCCACTCCCGTCACCCTCGGCATGAAGCTGGCTGGCGTGCTGGGTGCGGTAACCCGTCATCGTCAACGCCTGGCTGAACTCAAGCCGCGTTTGTTCTGCCTGCAGTTCGGCGGTGCGTCCGGCAGTCTCGCCGCCCTGGGCGAGCAGGCCTGGCCTGTTGCCGAGGCCCTGGCCCGCGAGCTGGACCTGAACCTGCCCGACCAGCCTTGGCACACCCAGCGTGATCGCCTGGTGGAGTTCGCCAGCCTGCTCGGACTGATCGCCGGCAGCCTGGGAAAGCTGGGCCGTGACCTCAGCCTGCTGATGCAGACCGAAGCAGGCGAAGTCTTCGAACCCTCCGCGCCGGGCAAGGGCGGTTCGTCCACCATGCCGCACAAGCGCAATCCAGTGAGTGCCGCCGTGCTGATCGGCGCCGCTACGCGCGCACCGGGCCTGGTGTCCACAATGTTCGCCGCCATGCCCCAGGAGCACGAGCGCAGTCTCGGTCTGTGGCATGCCGAATGGGAAACACTGCCCGAACTCTGCTGCCTGGTTTCCGGTGCCCTGCAGCAAGCGTTGCTGGTGGTGCCTGGCCTGGAAGTGGATGCCGCACGCATGCGCCGCAACCTCGACCTGACGCAGGGCCTGGTGCTGGCCGAAGCCGTGAGCATTGCCCTGGCCCAGCGCATCGGTCGCGACGCTGCTCATCACCTGGTGGAGCAGTGCTGCCGCCAGGCTGTGAAGGAGGGCGCTCATCTACGTGCTGTACTCGGCGCCAATGCCGAAATCAGCGCACAACTTTCTGCCGCCGAGCTGGACCGCCTGCTCGACCCGGCCCATTACCTTGGCCAGGCCCGCCGCTGGGTGGACCGCGCTCTGGCCGAACACAACGCATTTTCGCGCTAG